Genomic segment of Zootoca vivipara chromosome 4, rZooViv1.1, whole genome shotgun sequence:
caaaaccggcagctagactggtgactgggagcggccgccgagaccacataacaccggtcctgaaagacctacattggctcccagtacgtttccgggcacaattcaaagtgttggtgttgacctttaaagccctaaacggcctcggtccggtatacctgaaggagcgtctccacccccatcgttctgcccggacactgaggtccagctccgagggccttctggcggttccctcactacgagaagccaagttacagggaaccaggcagagggccttctcggtagtggcacccaccctgtggaatgccctcccactagaggtcaaagagaacaacaactaccagacctttagaaggcatctcaaggcagccctgtttagggaagcttttaatgtttgatggatttctgtattttaatgtttgatggatttctgtattttagaatttctgttttgttggaagccgtccagagtggctgggggaacccggccagatgggtggggtataaataaattattattattattattaattattattaattattaattattaattattattataataattatattattattattattattgatgacaTATCTGTGACAAAGCTCAAGTGCTTCTGCTGTATTATGCATGAGGTTGGGAAATAATATAATCCTATTCTTTCTTCACAGAGATCCTAAAGGAGCTGGATGATTATTACGAAAAATTCAAACGAGAGACCGATGCAGTACAAAAGAGGAGGCTGTTGCACTTAATACAGAGAGCCCTGATCCGGAGTCAAGAACTGGGAGACGAGAAGATTCAGATTGTCAGCCAGATGGTAGAACTTGTTGAGAACAGAACCAGGCAAGTTGACAGCCACGTAGAACTGTTTGAGACCTGCCAGGAGACCAATGACACTACTGGAAACAGTGGCAAAACTAACCAAGATAAGTCAAAGAGCGAGACAATCACTCAGGCCGAGAAGCCCAACAACAAACGGTCCCGGCGGCAAAGAAATAATGAGAACCGAGAGAATGCGTCTAATAATCACGACCACGACGATATCACCTCAGGAACTCCTAAggagaagaaagcaaaaaagtCCAATAAAAAGAAGCGTTCCAAGGCCAAAGCAGAGAGGGAGGCTTCTCCAGCCGACCTCCCCATTGACCCTAATGAGCCAACCTATTGCCTGTGTAATCAGGTCTCCTATGGAGAAATGATAGGC
This window contains:
- the ING1 gene encoding inhibitor of growth protein 1; the protein is MKMLNPANGEQLHLANYVEDYLDSIESLPFDLQRNVSLMREIDAKYQEILKELDDYYEKFKRETDAVQKRRLLHLIQRALIRSQELGDEKIQIVSQMVELVENRTRQVDSHVELFETCQETNDTTGNSGKTNQDKSKSETITQAEKPNNKRSRRQRNNENRENASNNHDHDDITSGTPKEKKAKKSNKKKRSKAKAEREASPADLPIDPNEPTYCLCNQVSYGEMIGCDNDECPIEWFHFSCVGLNHKPKGKWYCPKCRGENEKTMDKALEKSKKERAYNR